TGGCTCAGCCTTTTGGGTGGCTCTGAACTTTGGTTCACCTCCCTGAGTTCTCCTTTTGGTGGCTCAAGACTgtttctggggcaggatcaaGGGCACGTGCTGCGAGAGCGCACGAGCGCGGTTTCTTTGCTGGCACGCTGGGAACAGGGAATCAAAGGACTCCTTATCTATGGATGGAAAGTTTCTGGGCTGCTTATCAGGCATTGCTTAGAGGTTAGATTAgtctcaggagcagcagattGACAGCCTGCCTCTCCGTTCTCCTTGTGCTTGGCTGAGTGAACACCTTGGAGTGAGGCAGTGAGAGGGTGCCACAGCCCTGTGGGGACATGGGTGCCCAGGGagagggctggggacacagtcTGGCACAGATCTTGCCCACTTtgctcccatcctgctccctcACTGCACCCCTTGGTGGGGTTGACCCTCATAACATACTTGGGATGACGCTGAGGGAATTCTTGGCTTGAACTTTACATGGGTATTTGTATTCCTAAAAGCATTTGCCAACCAAATTTGGGCTACTCCTGCCCCTTTCCAGAGATGGGAATGGAACTTGCTGTTGGCTGAATTCACTGCTGGTGCAAACTGATAGCTGAAATGCTGAGGGTGCGTCGCTCGGACTGAAAGGGAagtggctgagctgctctgcagggaactGGGGACCCAGATTTTGGCTCCTGCAGGGActttctgcctggctgcaggtgcTCTGACTCTGTGCCCCAGGACTAATTCCTGATTTCCCCTCTGTGATGGGCAGTCACCTTTCCTGggcccctgcagctctgctgtgtgccCAGACTTTGCTGGCTGTTCCTCACTAGGACATGGCTGTTTttggggagcagccccagctaACGGCTGCACCCCATCTGTACAGCAAATTCTGAAGGCAAAACTGTCCCCATTACCCAGCAAAGCCAGGGTGACAAGTTTTGTGCTCCCTGTGAACAGTGGCAGTTCCAGGGGAAGGCCAGCCATGTGGGAAGTTGGAGTACCTGGGCTTGTGCTGCCAGCATGGAGGGGATGCAAGCTGTGGTTGGTGAGGGGTTCCTGTGGATGGTGATGAAATTCTGAATTTACCAGTTGCCTGGGCAAGGATTGCCTGCTGGGGCATCAGTTTGTTGCTTAAAAGTCCATGGAAATTGTGGGGTCCCCAACTCTGCCTTCCTCTCTGGGGACAGACCTACCATTAAAGTCCCTAGTGTAGGAAGGCTCTTACCTCTTGAGGGCTCCATCGGTGAGCAGTGTCCCCTTCTTGTTCCTTACCTCCAGTTTCAAGGGTTtaccctcctgcctgcccctgggCTGGGCCTCCTGGAGGGGAGGCAGGTGGGAGTTCCTGGGGTGTCCCATCCTCCAGCAACGCAGCAAGTGCTGGTACGCCACTCGGAAATCCCTGTTGAGTGTCCCGTAGAGGATGGGGTTCAGGGCTGAGTTGGCATAGCCCAGCCAGAGAACAATGGACATGGGTGTGCCTTtcaccctgctgtccccccacaccccccGGTACGTGAACATGGTGAAATAGGGGAACCAGCACACGATGAACGCTCCCAGCACCACTGCCAGCGTCACGGTGGCTTTGTGCTCTTTCACCATGGGTAGCGTGGAGATGTTGCCCCACATGTGGTTGATCCTCTTGGCTTGCTCCCTCGCTATCTTCAGTATCCGGTAGTAGGTGATGCACATGATGACCAAAGGGATGTAGAAGGTGAGCAAGGCGTCCACTAACCCGTACACAAAGTTCACCTCCAGCGTGCACTCCTTGTTGCAGGGGCCTGTGTTTTGCACTGCTGTCCCATTGGTGTTCCAGCCCAGGTggatggggaggaaggagacCATCAGTGAAACGGTCCAAATAACACCCAAACCCACGGCCACGCGGGAGGGAGTGACCACCTGGCGGTAGCGCAGTGGGGTGGTGATGGCAAAGTAGCGGTCCAGGCTGATCATGAAGAGGTTGAGGATGGAGGCCGTGCACAGCATGACGTCCAGGCTGGTGTAGATGTTGCACAAAACGCTGCCAAAGGGCCACTCCTTGGTGAGTTCATAGAAAGCAGAGAATGGCAGCACCAGAAGCCCCACCAGCAGGTCGGTGATGGCTAAGGAGACAATGATGCAGTTTGTCAAGCTCCGGAGCCGGCGGTCGAGGGTGACGGCCAGGCAGACGATGATGTTACCACAGAGAGTGATCACGATGAGGATGACGAGGCAGGACCcgaccagcagctgcaggggaaagTCCATCCTTTTTTGAGAGCTTGTGTGGTTGTAACATGGATCCATGGCGTCACTGCAAGGATGGAGCAGTCCTGCTCCCATCAGCTCCAAAGCTGCTTGGAGTGAGCCTCTACCAGGCAGACCTAGAGCTCTTCCCAAAGCGACCCTTGGTCTACAGTGACCTTGGAGAACATTGCAGAGTCACTTTACATGTTCAGCCTTGTGTGCTGGGAATGACATGGTCTAGGAAAGACATGGCACTGCAACTCACTTGTGTCTCTAGCTCCCCTCTGGGAGCTCAGTGCTGGAGCTGACgtcctgtggcagctgctggtggatctcagctgctccttttcctttcctgccttctcctttcctctgagTGACCATGGGGTCAGGTCCTGTGGGGTCTCATGCCCTCTGCATGTTTCGTTACTGACAGTGGTCAGCAGTGCTCCAGCAGAGACAGAGCTTTGCCACCTCCTGAGGACAACCTGCAAAAGAAAGTGtctggtgaggccctggcacagggtgcccagagaagttgtggctgccccatccctggagatgtttgaggccgggttggacggggcttgaagcaacctgggatagtggaaggtgtccctgcccatggcagggggtggaacaaggtgCTCTATAAgatgccttccaacccaaaccattctgtgatactATAAAAGCATCAAGTCAGAGATGCAGTGGGCAAAGACCCTTTAAGCTTTCCCTCAAACCCCTCCAGAAACAGAGTGTCCACAccttcctggctgctccagcccactCAAGCCCAAATTGGAAAGTCCTTTGGCAGCCAGGCACCTGTGTACCTGTCAGCTGGGCTCTCCCAGCCCTAGGGGTGCCCATGTAATGTAGGGATGTTGAGAGAAGGGCAGGGATTTTAAAACCATCACATTCCTGTAGGCTCGCAGTAGAAGTGAGAACAAAGAGGATATGAAGAAACAATTTTCCTGAGAAAGCAGTTCTTATGCAATCCAGCAAAATTAGTCACAACTACGTAATTTCTGAATCTTGGCTGTGGCTGCCAGTCCCATTAAACTTTGCCCTTgtgtctgtgctctgcagcagcccaacACCTTGGGTTGGTCCCTGCCATCACAAATCACAGTAGCTCCGGTAGCCTGTATAGGAAATCCCCACTCTGCTCTGGGTCTtggaagggaagaggaacaTCCCTTTTCCCGTCTGTTTTCTGTCTGGATACAAATAACAAAAATCCGCATTTTGTAAGGGAAGAAACAACAGAGCAAACCACTCTAACTTCCAAATGAGCTGCTGATTATGGTGATCTCCAAGACCCCACCACTACTAGATTCAAAGGGACCTTGGTTCCTTGGCTGGAAGCAATACCCATGTTGGGAAGATCCCTAAAGGGGAACTGAGGCACTGCAGGGACAAGAAAGAGGGCTGGGAACAGGCTGAGGAGCTGGACTGACTGTGCTGGGACCCTCATGGAGCTGCCTGTGTCCAAGCTGTGGTCTCCCACCATGAACTTCCCAGATGAGATAAGGGgtctcctcatcctcctcgaTGTGCTGGTGTGGGAGAGCTGCACTGGTCCCCATGGGCGGTGCACgacccagctctgcaggctctCTGCACCCCAGAGAGACTCCATGAAGCCCTCCCTGGTGGTGCCCAGGATTGTGCATGAAGGTAGAGCTGATTCTCTGCAGAGAGCAACAGGTTGCAGAGATGGAGCAATAAGAAGAAactccaggaaaggaaaaagtccAGCCTTGTCAGAGGACTAACGTGAGATTTTGAAGTTAAACTCCCCCTGCAACAACAAGATAACACTGTGGCGCAGGTTGAAATACTCTTCAGATGATTTATGTCTTTGATTCAAGTCTAAAGGCATGGGGGCCACGGGAGGGAGTATACCAGGGAGGCTGCATGAGTAAACAACTACTGATTGCCAGGAACCATATGGGGGCGAGACTGGGACTGGACCACTGAGATTAGAGGCGATACCCAGAGCCCTGCTGCTtccaaaggcagggaaagcGAACAACAAGCCATGAACCCACCTGTAGGAAGCCTTTTGCTGAGCAGAGCAAACTGATTGCCAGAGAGGAGGCCCTCTGAGTTTGGGTGCTGGGATTGAGGCTGTTGGGAGAAGGATGCGATGCTTTCAGCCATGGCAGCAGCGTGTGGAGCAGTTCctcacctccagctgcagcGCAGGCTCTTGCCATGGAAAGCTTTTTGTTCACTCACAAAAGGAGTGTGGAACAAGCTGAACGCTGCCTGCCCACTGATAGCAGCGAGGAGAACAGGTTGTTCTCACAGAAGGGTATTTCCAAGTGAAAGGGATGTGTTTTCATTGCTACCAACATGTGGAAACGGCAGATTAAATTATAGGGGGAGTAGCACACTTAGAAAATGCTGTGGGTGGATGGCAGCCTCCTACGTGGCTGCTTTGCCACACACCAACaacctgctcctgcctctggctcttgcagctctgctgggcctTGCctcgggctctgctgctgggtcCCAGCTCTGGGCACGTCGGCACGTTCGGCTCCTGCCAcagtgccagggcagctcccGGTGCAGCCCTGCACTGCAGATGTGCCCGGAAGGAGTTTTGCTTCTTCTTGCTTTTTCAGAGTAGCTCAGGGCAAGGAGTGGGCATTTGCAAGGGGACAgtggtgtccccatccctgcagaggagcccaggTAGAGCTGGGGACTCCGTGGCTCAATgtgggctgcagggctgagctgcctgcAAACCCTTGGGGATGTTCCTCCGTGGTGTGGGGCAGGACCTGCCTCCTGTCAGCTCTGATGTGAGATGCTGCAGCCTTAACTGTGGTGGAGGTGCCAGAGACTTTCCCATATCAGCCAAATTATCTCAAGGAAACACTCCCCCAGGTGAGCATAGCCTCTGGACATGGCTTTGCAGGAAAAGCAGACTGGAGGGCTGGTATTGATGGGGGGCTGTCAGCTCACTGCTGTCAGGACACAGACCCCAGGTCCAGCTCAGAGCTCTTTCCTGGAGCACTGGCTCTCTGTGACTCCACATGCACCCCTGGCTTTCTGCCTGGGTCACTTGCAGCCACATTCAGTACCTGTGCCCTCTGCTCCTGTTGTGTTTTGGCAAAGCGAGTGGATTTCCTCCTCGATGCACGAGTGGAGCAGCTGTTTCCTGTGGCAGCAACAGCCAGAATAAATGGTACCTTTCCAGCCCTGTCTCACCAGGCAGCTTTTACATTTACCTGATTATCCTCATTATCACAGCCTGGATCTGTTCCTGGTTCAAAATCACCCTCCTGGCATTGAAGGAACCAGAGCAGGGCATTGCTTCTGGGTCATCTTTCTTGTGCCTTTTCCAGTGGTGCTGGTTTTCTGGTGGACACTATCTCTGCTGTGAGGACTTGTCGGgttgcatttgttttgtttgcagtcATCCTGGGGTTCCCTAAAAGCCAGATATTTTTCCTATGGTGTTTTCAGCTGCTTAGAGTAGCAATTTTTGCTTTTAGACCCTAAGCATGTGAGCTTGTGCAGCCCAGTGTGTTTCTGTTAATCTTCAGATCCTCTGGTTCTTCTGCTGTCATACTTAGTCCCTTGTCCAGTGCAAAACTTCACCCAAGTTTCTCACCAGAACATTTTTCCTATAGAAATCCTCATTTTCTGAGCCAAGGTCACTAATGAAAaccattaaataaaatttacctCTAGGTTGATCTTTAAGGAGCTCTGTTCATAGCCTTCTTTGGTGCATTAACGATCCTTCCGTTGTAATATCCTATAGTCTCACCATTATCCTCTTTACAATTCTCATAGtaatttctgtcttctctctCCTGAATAGatattttctgctctgttgCAGTTCATGTTGCATTAGATCCACTGTGTTCCCCTTTAAAATGGCATTTATCTCCCCTGGGGAGGGGGTTGTGATTTATTCACAGGaaatttctgttgcattttacctttttattaCCCCTCCCCTTCTCTCAGCATCCTTTCCTCCAACATCATTAATTCCAGCACTTGGTGCACTTTTGCAGTAAGATTAATGGGATGCAGCGCTGGCTCCAGCAGGGAATGCATTGGCTCCTCTCCCTTCCTGTGCTTCCACTTCTGGCACATCAGGTTTGTTTTAAACCTGTTAAAAGCCTGGGTGATCAGCACCATAAGCAGACACGTGGGAAGAGAGGAGCACTCAGGGAGTGCCTGAATGTGGCAGCCTCTCTTTGGGAAGCGTTTCCCACTTCTGGGAAGGACAGAGGTGGTGGGGGGCTCAGGAGAAGTGCCACGTGAAGCCTTTTAGCTCTGTCCTACGGACAGGAGGGCTCTGCCCTTGCAGACCTGAAATGTTACTCTGCCTCCCATGATAGCTTCTTTCTGAGAAAAGTGCTGGCAGAAGTCACTTAAGAGCAAAGTGCATTCCCTGGCCATGGAGAGCTCACAGCAGAGCATTGTGGCTTTTTCTAAAATTCTGTTCAACTCCTTCCTGAGATTAAACATCTGGGCATGCTGGGAGAGGTACTTCAGCCAAGAGATGGGAGTGTGGGGGTTTCTTCTGGTCTGAGAGAGGGTGTTTGACGTCTGATGGTGGGAATTGCAAAACTCCCAAGCTGGGAATGGGCTTCTTGATCCCCTGCCAGATCCATAAGCCTGACTCACAATGGGACAAGAGCAAATTTGCCGGAGGTAGGACTTGAAGGCAATGTCAGAGAGGACAAATGTGAGGAGACACTGGTGTCCTGCCTGGCTGTATCCCCAGACACTTCTGTCCCTCTTCCTTGGGCTTCTCCAGAGCTTGGTGCTCTCTCTGCCCTATCCCAGTGTGATGTCTGATACAAAGCAGCAATTACTACCTCTGGCatgagcagaggggctgggggaggctggaCAAAATCCCCATCACTGCCACCAGCCCTCCATCAGGCTTCCCCAGGAGGAAAGGAGCTCTGTGGGTTAGAAGCTGTTCAGGACCCCTGAAAGCAGGAAATGTGAAGAGGTATGTGAAACCCAACAGAGCAGTCAGCATTCTGAAAGTTTGCTTGGCACTGAGTATCCAGGAAAGGTGAAACTGAAATCAGAGGTGTCGGGCTCATGAGTGTGCTTGGAGCTGCCTGAGTTTCCGGGGTTCAGCCTCCTGCTGAAGCCTATTCCAGGCAGGGATAACGAGCACTGCACACCTCTGGGGACTGCCCATCCCTCCTGAGCTGCACAGATCTGGCcatgccctgggctggggcagcagcagatcCCCACCAGCTGCCAGagtgtgcagggctggagtgCTCAGAGAAAAGGGCTCGGGCAGGTCGGTGCAAGAAGTCAGCAGCAAACCTCGTGGGGAGGCTGCTTgggcagagatgctgcagatGTGCAGGGCTCTGCCTCTGTGCTCTGGGCACACTCCACCCATGTCCTTCCTCTGACCCTGATGTTCTTGGATCCCAAGAACATCAAGCTGTCCCCACCAGCAACAGCCAAAAAAGTCCCCAAACTGGCTTCCACTCCAGCTACCACTGAACGCTGATGGCACAAGGGTCTGACGAGTGACACCCTCTTGCTCTGACCCAGCTGGCCCGCTGCAGGGTCCCACTCAGCAGCGACCCACCCTCTAAATCTCACTTAGAAAGTATTTTACCGGCGTAGCAACTCAGCAAGAAGGCAAAAGCTTTACCTGGGAAAGGCGCTGCTTTCTCACAGCCCCTGCGCGTGTGGGAGCCTTCAGTGGCTGCACTGACTCCAACTTTCCCCCGGTGCGTGTGGCTCAGTTGTGCAGGCAGAAGTGTGTGCTGGAGCGGCGGCTGCCTcggtccctctcctctcctctcctctctcctctcctctcctacTCCGTCGCTTCCTCCCTCCTCTCGAACcaacctccctccctgctctcgTACCAATATCCAGGCAGCGGTGACTGCAACATGAGTCAGACCTCAAGTGGGTGGGATCAGAGCAGTGAACTCAGACACCGAGGTTATCATCCGGCaaatttgaaatgctgaaagtGAGCCCAGCTCCGTGTCGGGCTCTGCCGAGCCGTGCCTGGCACAGAGAGGGGGGTGGGATGCCTGCTGCCTCCcgctgctgctttcctgagtGATACCATCACCTTCCTCACTCACCTGAAGTTTTAGGGCCCTTGTTGCTGGTTTGCCAAGGGCGAAggttccctccctccctcccggcTCTCTTCTGCAGGGACACGCTTGCCTGCCGTAGGGAGCCCTGATGCCGTCACTCGTTCCCAATTTTTGGCTTTGCAATCCATGTGAGCCCCCTGAGAGCAAGCAGAGCCGACCCTGGAGTGGGATATCAGAGATGGCTCAGGGAGGCTGGTGACTCTTGTGTTGAGCTGGGgactgaaaaggaagaaggtCGGGTAGCTGTAAAAGTGGGTGGAGGAAACTGGAGCCCAGCCAGCGCTGGGGTACACATCTGCTCCTTGTGCAAGTGGATGTGGCAGGAAAAGCCACCACCGTTTCATCTTTCCCTCAAGGCTGCACTCACCTCTCCTGAAAATTGTCTCCTTTGCGTGCGATAGCAAGGAGGAGCCATACGAAATGACAAACAGGGACTGACAGCCTTTCGTGTCTCTCAAATCTTTCATCTGTGGGTTTCAAAGCACTGTGCAAATATCAGCTGCTGGGCCAGCTGTGAGAGGACCTGTTTCCCCTTTTAGCTCTccttcctgagcagagcaggtcctgggctggcagcagaacTCCAGCGAAGCTTGGCTACCCCCTGGTTCCGCAGGGCCCGGGGAGAGCAGCGTAGGGAGCGATGCCTTGTGAGGGAGGTGCTTCAGTCCCCACCAGCTGCTTCCAAGTTTCCCATGTAAATAGCCAAGGATGGACTTACTGCACTCTGGATGTGGCCCTGGGCAcgctccctgctgctccccccgCTGGGCTGAGCTCCTCCAATGCCCTGCACTGGGAATGGAGTGCACAtcccagcctccctctctgccaAAGGGGGATACCGGCGGCACTGGCACACAGACCAAAACGCCTTTGATCTGTTTATCTCTGCAGACCAAAGCACAAATCTATCTTTAATAAGCTTATGATCTGCTGGAACCAGAGAGTTTTCCCGCTGATCAGCAGCCCTGTGAGGGTGTCTGGGGTAGCTGAGCCATGGACTGGCTGCCAGATGCTTCTCAAGTGGCTGGGGTGTGCGGACGCAGAGGGATCCGTCCTCACAAACAAGATTCAAATCTGCTCAGGAGTGCCTGCATCAGCCAGAGTCTCTGGGGTGCTGATTTATTACAGGGGCCCTCGCTTGGCTCTGCTCTTCGAGGGATCTTTCATCAGGAAGTCTCAGGATGAGAAGTGCCACAGACGGGCAAAGTACTCTGTTTACTGGGGCAGgattccctctccagccccctTGCACTAATCCCTCCCTATAAAAGGGCCCTGCTGTCCACAGGGCTGGCTCTGAGTTCAGTGCGCTCTATCTTCCAAAAATCTCTGGAGAAATCTGAGGGTGCATTTGGGGATGCAGTGGTGGAGCGTCTCCAGACTTGCAGGGGCATCTGGGTCATAGGCAAACCCACCACTTCTGCAAACCCTTGAGCATAGGAGAGCCTCAAACTCTGACCTTGTGCAGTGGCCGGGTGGCTGTGGACCCTCTGAGGTGCCATACGGGGTCATACCCTCAATCCGAGTTCCCTGGAAGCAGTGCAGCCTGCATGGACTGTGTAAGGAGTGTGGGAAAGCAGCTGGATCTCGAGCTGAAAGGAGCCGTGCAGGGGCATTCCTGCTGGCATGGACTGCTGTTCTCTGTGCATCTGCACCCTGGGAAGTGGCAGATGTGATACCTGCAGAGCCTGTGGCTGGAAAGCATCATCATCAGCAAGCTCTGAAAAGGGAGGAGGCACTTGATACTCATCAGACCTGATGGCTGACCTGCCACATGGCCACCTCGACCAGGCTCGCTGTCCTGCATGGGGCAGGCAGCAACCAGGGATGCTAAGAAACGGGAATGCTCCCTGAGTGGGCTGTGCGGAGCCAAGGAGTGAGTAACGAGTCAGGAAATGGCAAGAGGTCTCTGACATTCTGTGTGTATCTGCGTGTAAGCAGCAGTTATTAAAGGCTACAGCAATGCTGGGAGATGGGAAAGTGCAGGAGAAGTCAGGGCAAGTTAGGAACTCCAGGAATGCGAGATTTGGCAAAAACAAGAGCTCCTGAAAAGCCTCAAATAGTGAAGACGTGCCTGGGAGATCACATACGGCAGCTCAGTTCTGAGAAGGGCTCAGAGGTGCAGCTCTGCGCTGTTCTCCCCAGCATGAGCTGGGTTTGGAAAAGCcgaagggggagggggaaggggagtAGAAAATACATAGTAAACAAAGCATCTGGGTGCAGAGCAGGCTGAGAGGGGTCGGTGACACGTCCCGTAGGGTTTTAGAGACATTTGTGTGGACTCTGGCAGAAGATTGTAGATTAGAAGATTGTGCTGAGttgtttcctttggaaaaatcaaAAGTGAAAAGCCATGGAAAGGTACTGACCCCACCACAGGCTGCTGAACTTCCTGGCTAGCAGGGAGAGGCCAGTAACTTATTCAAATCATCAGAATACTTTGATTTCCAGTGGATTATATCCACAATGAAAATAAAGGACAGAGACCTCCTTGGTATGCTTATAACCTTTTCTCCttcataaacaaaaaaaaataaatccagctAAGTCCTGTCCTGGACAAAAGGATAAATAATGACAGAAATCTCGGATATTCCCTGCCAGGGACTGCGTAAGCCAGAGCATACTCATGGGAAATAAATATTACAGGGAAAGGACATGTTAAACATCTGCAGTGAGTCTGGGGCTGTGCAAGGAattgctcctgcctgcaggccAGGCAGCTCCCCAGAGTGGTGGGAGACCCTTGCTGGGCTGTGGCTGAGCTCCAGTGCAACATCCTGCTTGCGTATATATTTCTGGCATGCCATTAATCCTGGCTGTTCCAGGAATATCTCTGTCCAAAGGCACCTTTCCTGTACGGGGATGGATGTaatggaaaagaggaggatgCCCgggcctttcccagccttttgttttctgcagtgctgatcCCAAGGATGCTTAGCAGGATCCCATCTGCTGTGATATAGTGTCAGACTATAGACACAGTCTGTGACATATATCTGAAGCTTCTCTGAGTGCAGAGAGAGGATGCTAGAGGTTTATTTCCAGGTTGTCGGTCTGTTCGTGTTATACAAAGCTCTCCAAGCTCTAATGAGTACTAGAGAGTGCTGCTGGCTCCACGCTACTACGGAGCTCCTTCAGGGAGTTGAAGGCTCACATTTTCCAGTGTGTCCAGGGTCAAGGAGGGTCCTCTTCTCACTCAGAGCTGTTCCTAGATTAAACTGTGTAGGGAGGAGCAATTTGTGGACACCAGCACAGGGGTTTTAATCTCTCTGGTATACTGTAATGAGAAAGAGATCAGCTGAGGTCCATGGGGGGAGGTGACAGTCACTCTCTCCAAACCACAAGGCTGCGAGGGGAGCAGGAGTCTTGGCAGAGTGTGACCCACCCCCTGAGTGCATGAGGCATCCCTGGGAAGGGAGCAACTGGCTCTGGCTCCAGTGAGTGGATCTTCTTGGGCTTTATCACTAATCCTGCCAAATGTGATTGTGCACATCCTCGTTTTCCAGATAAATATTTAATCCTCCTCCAAGCACCACTGAGATTGTGGTCTGGGTGATATCTTGTGGTTAATTTGGGGTTGTGCAGAGCTGTTGCTCTCC
Above is a window of Corvus moneduloides isolate bCorMon1 chromosome 15, bCorMon1.pri, whole genome shotgun sequence DNA encoding:
- the HRH2 gene encoding histamine H2 receptor isoform X2, with product MGAGLLHPCSDAMDPCYNHTSSQKRMDFPLQLLVGSCLVILIVITLCGNIIVCLAVTLDRRLRSLTNCIIVSLAITDLLVGLLVLPFSAFYELTKEWPFGSVLCNIYTSLDVMLCTASILNLFMISLDRYFAITTPLRYRQVVTPSRVAVGLGVIWTVSLMVSFLPIHLGWNTNGTAVQNTGPCNKECTLEVNFVYGLVDALLTFYIPLVIMCITYYRILKIAREQAKRINHMWGNISTLPMVKEHKATVTLAVVLGAFIVCWFPYFTMFTYRGVWGDSRVKGTPMSIVLWLGYANSALNPILYGTLNRDFRVAYQHLLRCWRMGHPRNSHLPPLQEAQPRGRQEGKPLKLEVRNKKGTLLTDGALKSTGAFL
- the HRH2 gene encoding histamine H2 receptor isoform X1, which encodes MGAGLLHPCSDAMDPCYNHTSSQKRMDFPLQLLVGSCLVILIVITLCGNIIVCLAVTLDRRLRSLTNCIIVSLAITDLLVGLLVLPFSAFYELTKEWPFGSVLCNIYTSLDVMLCTASILNLFMISLDRYFAITTPLRYRQVVTPSRVAVGLGVIWTVSLMVSFLPIHLGWNTNGTAVQNTGPCNKECTLEVNFVYGLVDALLTFYIPLVIMCITYYRILKIAREQAKRINHMWGNISTLPMVKEHKATVTLAVVLGAFIVCWFPYFTMFTYRGVWGDSRVKGTPMSIVLWLGYANSALNPILYGTLNRDFRVAYQHLLRCWRMGHPRNSHLPPLQEAQPRGRQEGKPLKLEHRSFSVSLTQPAALGLTSPSLQLLAAFFQNPVCEVERTTLSFPQQETQQQRQELQGSLLWHVAFTPSPNTAGEASAHPGFFPGGWCVRRALRGAAEEHLPCPVWAVTLSASSPTPAGRDACRAGSGTSA